The genome window TTGTGACTGCGCGGTGAGCTGCAGCTTGATGGCGCTTGAGTTGATCTTGGTGGCCACCAGCAGCTCCTTCATGCCCTTCATCTTCTCGCTCTGGAAAGTGAGCACTGGTCCCTCTGGTGGTGGCGACACGGCTGGCGCGGGCGCTGGAGCCACACTGCCGCATTCAGGGGCACGGGCAGTGCTCGGGATCGTCCCTGGGGGTTTCCGGGGGTTTCCTGGCACCACGCCCTGCCCTGCGCCCGAGCCCTTGTCCAGCGCAGGCTTCTTGGGCGGCGGTGGCTCCTCGGGTTTGGACTCCCGCCGCGGACCTCGCCGCCGGCCTTCCCGGACTTCCTCGCCCCAGGGCTCCTCTGCCTCAGCTGCCTCTGACTCACGGCTCACTATTCGTACCTTCTGCCGCACCTGGGCCAGACAGGTAGAGCAAGCTGAAGGAAAGGTTGCAACCTAATGGCCGGACCCAGCCTCAACCATCATATTGGGGCCTCAGTCTTCCATGCACCCAGAAGGGATAAACAGATCCCCTTCACAGCCACAAAGACTCCAGCTCCACTTTAGCTGCTGCCACCACCTGTCCTCCTCAGTCCCTCTGTGCAGCTGCCCCTCACCTGTCCTTCAAAACGGCCTAGGGACTGCACAAGGAAGGTGGCCCAGCCCACATGCAGCACCGGCGTGGGGCTACCCTCTTCCCATTTGCAGATGCCATCATAGAACCGCAGCAGATGGGCGAAGCACTCTGGGTCCTGGAGGGCAGACCCCTGGCTCTGGGCACCCTGGGCAACAGGGAAAGGACACAGATCAGAACCCCTTACTCACCCCTTATCAGAGGGCACAAGCCAGGCCCCTCATCTAGCAAAGAGCTTTGGCCCTGGAAGAGGCGAGCATAGGGGGAGGGAAATCTTAGGACCTCCTTCCTTATCCAGGACTCCAAGAAAAGGGAGAACgttccctcacctccaccccacccctcaacTGAATAAGGAGCCCTGGCCATGAAGAGATGGGCTTTACCCCATTTACCTGAAGGAACAAGGTAGAATCCCCCATAATACCCTCAGCTCCCTCAAACCCTCACCCAGACCTGGGTGGGCTACTGATGAACAGAAGAGCTCTGGGTGCTGGACCACCTTCCTCATGCAGCACCCAGTTGTGAGCAGCAGGCCCCACATCCTGTGACTGGGAGCCCTGAtcaggtgggaaggcagacacaGAAAGAGCCCTAGCCCTTCACCTGCGTCTGCTCCCCCGGCCGCTCCTCGCCAGCCTCCAGGAGGCTAGCTGCCTCCTTCAGCAGGTTGGGAATGACATCGTTGGCGACTTCAAAGAATTCCTTGTAGATCTCCTCATCCTCCCGGCAGTAGTTGTAGCTGTGAGAGCAGTAGGGCACTGTGGGGCCTCAGCCATGGTGGGTACCCCCAGGGACCTGGTGGGGGATGGAGCCCAGGTTTCTTTTCCTGGATCATCTAGGGACCAGTTGAGTGGTTGGGGTCCTCACTCCGAAATGATGGTGTCTGTATCAGCCCAGAGCAAGAGTGAGGAGGGGGCATGGGGCAGGAGGTACAGGCTTTACTGCTGGAAAGATGGTAGTTGGCAAttaggagaagaggggagggagggaaaggcatGAGGCCTTCATCAGGGGTCCCTACCTCCTGGGTGATGGGTACCCTGGCTACCTAGGAACCTGAGGAAGGGGTGGGGCTTGGGACCCAGGCCTCACTCCTAGATAAGGATAATTAGAAGttgggtgggaggggaagaaaggatggGCTAAGGCCCTAGTGGGGGGATCCTCACTCCTGGATGACAGTGGCTGTGTCGGCCCAGGCCTGCAGGGCTTCGCGCACATTGCGGTTGCGACAGTGGTAGCCAGCTAGGTACATGTAGGGGTAGATGTGCTCATCCCGGTAGTAAGTCTTGGCTGAGGCAATGCCCTGGGGATAGAGCAGAGGGGCCTCAGGGAGGCAGCCCCAGCTGCACCATTTGGCACAAATGTCCGATCAGATCACATCCAGAAGGCAAATAGGCAAGATCGCAGAGTCCCATCTCCAATCCCACCTCTAACCCCTACCATTTCCTCTACCAGGTCTGCAGAACTGCTTGCTGAGACCTGGGCCAGAATGCAGAGGGTGGGGAGCGCCCACAGAACAAGGCCTAGGGAAGAGAAGAGGCCCATCCTACAAGCTCAGGGCACATCCCTTTCTCAGGCTTTCCCACACACTCCTACACAAACACAAAGCTTTCCAAGCCCAGCCCAATGTCCTTCTACCCCCATCCCCACCAAGTTAACATCCCCTCTCAGTGCTCACACAGTTGACCTCTGTTATACTCCAGGAAGGACAATGAGAAGCAGCAGAGAAAGCAGGGCTGAGGGAACAAATCCAGGCCCTGTCACTCCCAAAACGCCCCTCAGACAGTGCTGAATATGTACATGGTAAATACAAAATGGGTGAGAGTCCCCAATACACACAACGTTCTTCTCTCACCTGCCCCCTCCCAGTTCCCAGGTGGAAAGGAACCCCAGCCACTGTTGCAGTTCCCTTCTGTACCCTCCTGAGATGTCCCCACCTTGTGGTAGAGGGTGAGTGGGTCTGGCCGGCCAGGAGTGGGCTCCAGCTCCTCCAGATCTGCCAGGTTCCCCAGTGCCATGGGGTACCTGGGAAAAGGTCATGAGTCCAGGCTGCCATCCAGCCCCCCGAAAGCCCAGCCTGGCCACTTCTCCATACTGACCTTTCCAGATGTCCCAGGTCATAGAGCAGCCAGAGCAGCTTCTAGAAGCCAAAAGAGAGATGTATAAgctgggggggagagggggaagaagtcCTCACTCTACCAGGTAGAAGTGGGATCCAAAACTCACAGGGACCTCCCACCAGGTGGGAAGGGACCGAGTTTAGGAACCAGACCCTAGCCAGAGGTAAAGCCCTTTCATGTCTCAACACCCTTCTCCCAAGAGCCCTGGGAAAGGCCAGGCCAGTAATTGTTAACCATGTTGCAAAAGGGGAAGCTGAGGTTCAGGGAGGAAAGTGCCCCTGCCCAGGGTCCCACAGGTACACCTCACCTGCTGCAGCTGCAGCAGTTCCAGGGAGTCGGTGTGCAGGTCAATGGAAGGGTTGATAGCACACACCATAAATGCCACCTCCATCTTGCGGTCACAGCGCATGTACGATCCTTTTAGGTACAGCCAGCTCTTGGGAGAGGACAAGACCAGATGTCTCATAACGGCCTACCTGTGCCTGCTCCGAGGATGACAACCAGGAACAGGGCCCTTCTGCATCCCCTTCCTGACATATATGTGTAGTGATAGGAAGAGGGGAGTGTGGCCCAGGAAAGCATAGCCCCTTGGGTGGGTTGGGCTAGGAGTATGaagggagcagggggagggggcaataCCCGCTCAGCCACGCCCGCATTGACAGTCTGGCCCCTTCGGTCTTCATTGCCCTTGCCATGCCAGGTGACCTCAGCTGTCTGTTCTCCATTGGGCCCAAACACAACCCAGGCATGGTCCTCAGACAGGGCCAGGTGGACATCCCGGAGACCCAGAGCCTGGCAGGCCCCCACCACAGCAAAGGCCACACCAGAGCTGTCTAGTTTGGTGCCTGTGGAAAGGGGAGGTAGTGAAAGAGGGTTCTCCGAGCTCTGGCCTGGAGGAAGGGGCTAGGTAGTGGTGggccatgttccctaccaccctcACCTCCAAGCCTGTGTCCAAACCTCACTCCATCACCCTTCTATCCCCTCCTCCTCCATGTTCAAAACCTCTCCCTCCCACTTACATCCCCTATCAACAACAGACCTTCGTGTATCTTCCTAGTTCCACTCAGCCTTTGACCCTGTCCCTTTCATTCTCTTCAATCATGTTATACGTTTATGTTAATTTAAGAATTTCCTCAATTTATTGTGCCTATCAGGTTATAACAGAGTGGGCAAAAATAGGACCTataaccaactttttttttcacactCCCACTGGCAAATATTCCTAATTTATCTCTGCACTCTTTTCCTGCTAAGCTCAGAAGCGGCCTCAGATTCCTTCCCAAAATGGCGGCACTCCAGGATGTGATTGCTGGTCAGCTGGGCTTGGAGCAAAGAAATATCTTTGCAAGCTGAGCCTTAAGCCATCACTAGAGGCGAAGGCCCTGGTCTGTTCAATTTCAAAACGTTTTCATAGACCCTGGCCGGGTGGTAcaatgaataaagtgtcaacctggcatgccaaAGGACACAGGTGtgacccccagtcaggacatgtatgagaagcaatgaatgcacaactaaatggaactaaaggAAACAGTGAGTTAGTTGATGCTGATGcttcgctctctctccctctcaaatcaatgtaaaaataataaagttattttttttcatatacctcATTTAATTATCTAAAATGTAGCCGGGTTTTGGCTCCTCACCCCTCAAATCTGCAGGTGCCCTCTGTGCCTCATGCTGGGCTGCAGAACTCCTATAGCTCAATGGCAGAGATGGGGGCACTGAGGGGGCAAGGGGTGGTTAATGGATTTGGAGCCCAGTGACTGGGGTTTGGTCCCAGCCTTGTCATTCTGTGTGACTCTGGCACATCACTGTCCCTCTCTGGGCTTGTTTCTCTAACtgcaaagggggtgggggagtaacACCTGCCCCACCTCACAACCATGCGTTGTGAAGAGGTGGGCCAAGGTTATCAGGTGGGACAGGCTTCTCGCCCCCTGGCATCTGTGGGGCTCCAACCTGTGATGAAACTGAAGAGGGACTGGATGTGGGCCCGATCCTTGAAGTAGGAGCGACTGAGGCTGTTCCAGATGACATCTGAGACCTTCTTCACCAGCTCCCGGCTGGAGACGCCCCCTTCTCGAGGGTATAGAGATAGATCAACAGCACCTCGGATCTGAGCGGTGAAGCGGGCATAGAGCGCAGCGATGATGGATAGGTCAGCAACCGGGAAGTAGGTGAGTCCGCCGGGAGGGTCTGGCGCGGGGCTGGGCTGGAAGGTGAGCTCGGGCACGTTGGTGGGGATGACGCGGTTGACAGCTAGGAAATGCTCCACGAAGCCCAGTACCAAGGATAGGAGCACCAGGTCTGGCTCCTCTCGGCCCAGCTCCGCTGCGAACAGGCGCACCACGTCGTCGATGGAGCGCAGCGGGAACAGCGTCTTCTGGGCGGCCTTCAGCCCCATGGCGGCGGGCCTCGGCCTGCAGGCGAGCCAGGAGAGGGAGAGTCGGGCGGCACGGCCCCGGAGCCCCCTCCCAAGCTCCTCTAAGGTTCCaatccccaccctcaccccccaaaaaGCACAATAACTGCTGCTTCCCCGCCCCCTTCACCCCCCCGTTCATCTGCTTTTGCGTCGATGAGACCCCCCGCCTCAGCGGAGGCTGTAGGGCCTCCTCGTTGCCCACAACCCCAAGAGCACCGGCCCCGATGGGGGTGCGCCCCTAAAGCCCCCCTGAGGACCGCCAACGACCGCCCGCTCCCTCTTTACGACCGTACCCCCGGGCCCCTAGAGTCTGTCCGGAAAGCACCCTCTGGACAAGCCCCCCAAATCCTAAGAGGAGTCCTGGCCTCGGTCCCCCGCGCCCACCTCCGCGCTTACATCCCACACAAGGCACCGCGGCGCCCGCCGCCTGGAGCCTGCTGGGAAATGGAGTTCCGCCCCCTTGGGCCGCACTGCCTGCCGGGAAATGGAATCCGGGCCCTCTACTACCCGGACCTTCTACTACCCCTGCAGGGCCTTAAAATGGTGGCCAGCGGCGCCAGTCCCCTGTGGCTTCTGGGAGTGGTAGTCGCTGCTCTGGGAGCCTCAGAGGTAGGTGAGGCGTGGAGGCCTCGCCACCTTTCTGAAATTCTCAGGGATTGGACATTGCATTTTACGCAACCAGGTAGGCGAGGAACCGCAGTGCGTTCTGGGAGATGTGGTCCGGGCAGGCACCCTCAGGCGGTCACTGCGCTTTTGTAGGTTATCACGTTTCCACGAGATGTGAGGTAACGGGTATTTTCAGATGCTGCCGGAGTGTAAATGTATTCAGCCACTTTAGTTGGACATTTTTCAATATCCATTAACTCATAAATGTGCCTACTCAATGTCTAGCAATTCTCCAGTTCTGCCCATGAGAAAAATCGAACGTATTCAGAGAGCAAGAACCATTGTAATGATTTGTAATAGTGCAAgagttaaaagaataaagtagctCTCTATGTCCTAAAATGGCTCTTTAGGACACATTGTTGaaggaagaaagcaaaacaaTAAGTTTGATAGGATAGTatttatattcacatttttaaacttCAAAACAGGACTAAATGTTTATAAAGTTGTTCATTcccttattcattcaacaaacaggtTTTTGGTGCCTACAGTGGCCCATGTACTCAGTTCTAGGCACTGGATATgcagcagtgaataaaacagatcAAATTTCTGCCCTCTGTGGTTTTATTCCTCAAAATCCAGAAGCCTAGTCTAATGAGAAAACATCTGGCAAACCCAGACTGAGGGGACATTCAGTACAATACCTGCCCAGTACTCCTCAAAAGTGTTAAGGTCATGAGAGacaaggaaagactgagaaactgtTGCAGATTAGAAGAAACTAAGGAGACaagacaactaaatgcaatgtggtgGATTGAATCCTGAGACAGAAAAAAGACATTAATGGAAAAGCTGGTAAATAGAGTGCCCAGGGCTGAGGGGACTTCAGGGGTATGGACTTTTCAGTTTTATAACCAAATTAGTCAAGTCTCAGGCACCTCAGAGCCATACTTGTGAaattcattattacttttttttaattcagagagaggaaggtggaaagAGGGgacacagaaacatctatctgtttctatatgtgctctGGACAAGGATCGAAttagccacctctgcattgcaggacaatgctccaaccaatcgagccatttAGCCAGAGTCCTACTTGTGAAATTCAAATAAAGTCTGTAATTTCATTCATAATGTTCAtcaattttaaaatggattttagagggccgtggccggttggctctgtggtggagcgttggccggTGTGTGGAgagcctgggttcgattcccggtcagggcacacaggaagggcacccatctgcttctccacccttccctctctccttatctctctcttcctctcccacagccaaggctccatgggagcaaaattggccctgggcgctgaggacggctccagggcctccgcctcaggcgctagaatggctctggttgcagcagagcgatgatCCAGATGggttgagcatcgccccctggtgggcatgccaggaggatcctggtcgggtgcatgcagaagtctgtctgtctgctgctccccacttttcacttcggaaaaatacaaaaagaaatttttttaaaaaaattttagagagagagagagagacatcgatttgttatttacttatttatgcattcatttgttgattcttgtatgtgctctgaccaaggatcgaaccttcAACCTTGGAATATGCacacaacgctctaaccaactgagctacctggccaggacttatcagttttgacaaatgtaccgtGGTTTGTAAGATATTAAAATTAGAgagccaggcctgtggtggcacagtggatggagcaccgacctggaatgctgaggttgctggttcggaaccctgggcttgccccatcaaagcacatacaacaagcaaccaatgaacaactagagtaaAGCAATTACTTCTTGCCCCcttaccctcttctctctgtaaaatcagtaaataaaatatttttttttaaattaggggaAGCGGTGAAGAAATCACCAAGGACTGAGTTCTGGTGTGCTCCTTTGTGTAGAGGTCGGGAAACCAGGAGGAACCCGCAAAGGAGTGTGAGAGGGATTCACCAGAGAGATGGGGGGAATACCAGATGAGCATCTGGTGCAGAAGACGGAGCACCAAGGCAAAGGCCTGACTGATAGTGTCAGATGCCACTCACAGGCCAGCAAGCTGAGCAATGAGGATTGACTGTATTTAGGTCTGTGGGCCCTCCTGGTGGCCCCAGTAAGAGCAGTTTGGGGGAGGAAAGCCCAAAATTCCTGGGCTAAAGAAAAATGGGAGGAAAGAAATTAGAGACAGTAATAATATACAGTTCTGTCAAGGAGCTTTgcagcaaagggaagaagaaaaagaagatggaagcaggggtgggggtggggcagggagaaggTAAAAGAAGGTTGTTGTAgctgggttgttgttgtttttttcttaagagtttattgagcctgaccaggcggttgcacaatggatagagcgttggactgggatgcagaggatccgggttcgagaccccgaggttgccagcttgagtgcaggctcatctggttcgagggaaagcccaccagcttgaacccaaggtcgctggctccagcaaggggttactcggtctgctgaaggcccgcagtcaaggcaaatatgagaaagcgatcaatgaacaactaaggtgttgcaacgcgcaatgaaaaactaatgattgatgcttctcatctcttttcgctcctgtctgtctgtccctgtctatccctctctgactcactctctgtctctgtaaaaaaaatgaaaataataataaataaataaataaataaataatttttttttaaaaaagagtttactgtcagcctgaccaggcagtggagcagtggatagcgcatcagactgggacacagaggacccgggtttgaaatcCTAAgcctgagcacaagctcatcatcttgagtgtgggatcatagacgtaacctcatggtcactggcttgagcccagaggtcactggcttaagcaactggtgacttgctctgctgtagtctctcagtcaaggcacatctaagAAAgcaatcacctgaccaggtggtggcgcagtggataaagcattggactggaatgcagaggacccaagttcgagacctcgaggtcgccagattgagcgcgggctcatctggtttgagcaaaaagcccaccagcttgaacccaaggttcctggctccagcaaggggttactcggtctgctgaaggcctgcggtcaaggcacatatgagaaagcaatcagtgaacaactaaggtgttgcaacgcgcaatgaaaaactaatgattgatgcttctcgtctctctccgttcctgtctgtccctgtctattcctctctctctctgaaaaaagaaaagaaaagaaagcaatcaatgaacaactaaggtgtccctgaccaggtggtggcgcagtggatagagcatcggactgggatgcagaggacccaggttcaagaccccaaggtcaccagtttgagcgcaggctcatctggtttgaacaaaagctcaccagcttcaacccaagatcgctggctcgagcaaggggttactctaggggtccccaaactttttacaca of Saccopteryx bilineata isolate mSacBil1 chromosome 1, mSacBil1_pri_phased_curated, whole genome shotgun sequence contains these proteins:
- the MEN1 gene encoding menin isoform X2; the protein is MGLKAAQKTLFPLRSIDDVVRLFAAELGREEPDLVLLSLVLGFVEHFLAVNRVIPTNVPELTFQPSPAPDPPGGLTYFPVADLSIIAALYARFTAQIRGAVDLSLYPREGGVSSRELVKKVSDVIWNSLSRSYFKDRAHIQSLFSFITGTKLDSSGVAFAVVGACQALGLRDVHLALSEDHAWVVFGPNGEQTAEVTWHGKGNEDRRGQTVNAGVAERSWLYLKGSYMRCDRKMEVAFMVCAINPSIDLHTDSLELLQLQQKLLWLLYDLGHLERYPMALGNLADLEELEPTPGRPDPLTLYHKGIASAKTYYRDEHIYPYMYLAGYHCRNRNVREALQAWADTATVIQDYNYCREDEEIYKEFFEVANDVIPNLLKEAASLLEAGEERPGEQTQGAQSQGSALQDPECFAHLLRFYDGICKWEEGSPTPVLHVGWATFLVQSLGRFEGQVRQKVRIVSRESEAAEAEEPWGEEVREGRRRGPRRESKPEEPPPPKKPALDKGSGAGQGVVPGNPRKPPGTIPSTARAPECGSVAPAPAPAVSPPPEGPVLTFQSEKMKGMKELLVATKINSSAIKLQLTAQSQVQMKKQKVSTPSDYTLSFLKRQRKGL
- the MEN1 gene encoding menin isoform X1, translating into MPRPAAMGLKAAQKTLFPLRSIDDVVRLFAAELGREEPDLVLLSLVLGFVEHFLAVNRVIPTNVPELTFQPSPAPDPPGGLTYFPVADLSIIAALYARFTAQIRGAVDLSLYPREGGVSSRELVKKVSDVIWNSLSRSYFKDRAHIQSLFSFITGTKLDSSGVAFAVVGACQALGLRDVHLALSEDHAWVVFGPNGEQTAEVTWHGKGNEDRRGQTVNAGVAERSWLYLKGSYMRCDRKMEVAFMVCAINPSIDLHTDSLELLQLQQKLLWLLYDLGHLERYPMALGNLADLEELEPTPGRPDPLTLYHKGIASAKTYYRDEHIYPYMYLAGYHCRNRNVREALQAWADTATVIQDYNYCREDEEIYKEFFEVANDVIPNLLKEAASLLEAGEERPGEQTQGAQSQGSALQDPECFAHLLRFYDGICKWEEGSPTPVLHVGWATFLVQSLGRFEGQVRQKVRIVSRESEAAEAEEPWGEEVREGRRRGPRRESKPEEPPPPKKPALDKGSGAGQGVVPGNPRKPPGTIPSTARAPECGSVAPAPAPAVSPPPEGPVLTFQSEKMKGMKELLVATKINSSAIKLQLTAQSQVQMKKQKVSTPSDYTLSFLKRQRKGL